The DNA sequence CGCACTGCGGGGCCGACTGGCAGAACAAGCGCAGCGGGTCTTTACTGCTTGAGCGACATTTTGCGCGCCCAGAGGAGAACCCCTATGTCTGGATGGTACGAAATCAGCAAAAGCAGCAACGGCCAGTTTCGGTTTGTACTCAAGGCGGCCAATGCCGAAACGATTTTGACCAGCGAGCTGTACACCACCCGCAGCGGTGCTGACGGTGGCATCGCGTCGGTACAGAAAAACAGTCCGCTGGCTGAACGCTATGAGCTCAAAAGCACCAAGGACGGCCATCCGTACTTCAACCTCAAGGCCGCCAACCACGAAGTGATCGGCAGCAGCGAGGCCTACGCCTCGGACGCCGCCCGAGACAAAGGCATCGCCAGCGTCAAGGCCAACGGCCCGACGACGGTGATCAAGGACAAGACCCTGGCAGCGCTTTGAGTTCATCCCTGTGGAAGCGAGCTTCCTGTGGCGAGGGAGCTTGCTCCCGCTGGACTGCGAAGCGGTCCCATCGATCTTCAACACTTCGCAAATGACGACTGCTGCGCAGCCGAGCGGGAGCAAGCTCCCTCGCCACGGTTGAAGCTAAACCTCCACCGGCACCGACAACTTCGGATTGCCCAGCGGATGGCTCTTGGCATCGAAGAAGCGCAATTGAACATCCAAGCCGTGAAACACCTTGGCGTAATGCCGCTTCTGGTGCTGGATAAACGCCTGGCTGCGCGGATAGATCGAAATCGCCACTGTTTTCGGCGCTGCCTGCCGCAAGGCTTGGACAATGTGTTGGTCCTGCTCGCCCAGGGCATGGCCGAACAGGCACAGGTTGTCGCCGTGGTGCAGTAACTGGTCATAGCAGAACGACAGGTAGTCGGAGCTGCGGATGGTCTTGAGCTTGTCCGAGCTCGGGCCTTCATTGACGAACAGCGGCACGTCGTCGAGGGTCTTGATCGTGTTGTTGATAGCGAAACTGCCCAACAGCGTGCCTTCGGTGGAAGTGAGCTTGCGCGCCGTGCCGTCCTGGTTGCGCACCAGGTGCAGGCCACCGTGCAGATACAGCAGGCGCGGTTTGTCCGTGGCCACCTGGCTCAGATCAAAACTGTGATCGACGCCGAAGAACAGGTCGGTGAGGGCCTCGGGCGCGTGCTGGATCGCCCAGTAGTTGAGCAAATCGTAGTTGGTGGTGAACACCGTGCGGTAGTGGCTCATTTCCTGGTTGAGCGTCGCCAGGGTCGATGGCTGCACCAATCGCCACGGGATATGCACCGCGTGCACGGTGTTGATCAGCGCTTCCTTGATCGCGTAATAGCGATTGCGCGGCGCGGCCGAGCTGACGGCCAGGGCCTTGTTGACCCGGCTGGTGGTTTTCAGCGCGCCGAGCACTTGTTCGAAACTGCGCGTCTGCATCGCGTCAAACACACTCAATTCAGACGGACTCAACGGCTTTTCTTCAACGGTGCGGGCGTTTTCGAACAACGAGTCGTAGCCGAAATCGTCCCATACGGCGCGGCTGGCACCATTGCCCACCAGCAAGCCGCTGAAGGTGGTGTTGGCACGCAAGGCCTCCCAGTCTTCGAGCCGGGCGTCATGTTCCTGGAAATCGGTCATTGCGAAGCTCATCTCAAAATGTGGCAAAAGGCAGGGCGCGACTTTATCACGACCCAATCTTGAGCCAGATCAAGATACGCCGTGACTACTCGGTCATTCTGTAGGCCCTGCCGATCCGGCCTCTTCCTGGAGCATGACCCCATGAGCAGTACTTTTTTCATTCCCGCCGTGAACATCATGGGGCTGGGTTGCCTCGAGGAGGCCATGGTCGCCATCCGTAACTATGGCTTTCGCAAAGCGCTGATCGTCACCGATGCGGGGCTGGCCAAGGCCGGCGTCGCGAGCATGGTGGCCGGGCAACTGGCGTTGCAGGACATTGATTCGGTGATTTTCGACGGTGCCAAGCCCAACCCGAGCATTGCCAATGTCGAGCTCGGACTGGGGTTGTTGAAGGAGAGCCAGTGCGATTTCGTGGTGTCGCTGGGCGGTGGTTCCCCCCACGACTGCGCCAAGGGCATCGCGTTGTGTGCCACTAACGGCGGTCAGATCCGCGACTATGAAGGTGTCGACCGCTCGAGCAAGCCACAATTGCCGCTGATCGCCATCAACACCACGGCCGGCACCGCCAGCGAGATGACCCGTTTCTGCATCATCACCGACGAGACGCGTCATGTGAAAATGGCGATTGTCGATCGCAACGTGACCCCGTTGATGTCGGTGAACGATCCGGCGTTGATGGTGGCAATGCCCAAGGGCCTGACGGCCGCCACGGGCATGGATGCGCTGACTCACGCGATCGAGGCTTATGTGTCCACCGCCGCCAACCCCATCACCGATGCCTGCGCCTTGAAGGCTATGACCCTGATCAGCAATAACCTGCGCCTGGTTGTGCGCGACGGCACCGATCTGACGGCGCGGGAGAACATGGCCTACGCACAGTTTCTGGCCGGGATGGCGTTCAACAACGCTTCGCTGGGTTTCGTCCACGCGATGGCGCATCAACTGGGTGGTTTTTACGACTTGCCTCACGGCGTGTGCAACGCAGTGCTGTTGCCTCACGTGCAGAGTTTCAACGCCTCGGTGTGCGCTGCTCGCTTGACCGACGTGGCCACTGCCATGGGCGTCGATACACGTGGGTTCAGTTCGGAAGAGGGTGCCCAGGCCGCCATTGCGGCGATTCGCAGCCTGGCCCTTGACGTGGACATTCCGGCCGGTTTGCGTGACTTGGGCGTACGCCTCAACGACGTACCGGTACTGGCCGCCAACGCCTTGAAAGATGCTTGCGGCCTGACCAACCCGCGAGCGGCTGATCAGCGGCAGATCGAGGAGATTTTCCGCAGCGCGTTTTAAGCCACCCGGGGCGGCATGAACCTTACGCATAGCATCGCCGCCGCCCCCAGCAGCGCGCACAACGCTGCCAGCGGCCAGGCCTGTTGGCTCAACAACAGACTGGCCATGGCGCCGATCACGGACGCCATCAGTTGATGCAGGAAACCGCTCAATGCCATGGCGTAGGCGCCGGCTATCGGTGAACCCTCGTTGGCCAAGGACAGGCTGATGGGGTAGTTCAACGACTGGCCGAACACCGCGAAGCAATACGGCAGCCAGAAGAGCAACGCGATACTGCTCAGGGTGAGGCTGCCTACTAGCATGGTCGCGCTCCCGCCCAGCACCAGTGCGATGCCCCAACCCATCATCCGGCGTTGACCGGTGCGCAACACAAAAGCGTTCACCGCCAGCGCGCCCAGCAGATACGCGGCACTGATTGGCCAGCCCAGCAAACCGTACTCAATGGGCGACCAGTGAAAGCTTTCCTGCAGAATCAACGGCGCTGCGGTATTGAAGGCAACGATCACTCCGTAACCCAGCCCTCCTGCCAAGGCTGGCAGCAGAAAACCACGGCGCGTGAGGATTTGCCCGTAAATGCGCCACGCCGATTGCCCGTTGCCGGTTTGCGCCAATACCGCAAATCTGGCCCTGGACACTGCGGCCGCCATGGCCAGGCTGACTGCGCCCACGCCATAGAAAATCGCCTCCCAGCCGAACGCAGCCTGGATCAGCGAGCCCAGGTACTGGCCGATGCCGAGGGCAATCACGAAAGCGATCGATATCCAGGACAGCGCCTTGGCCAACAGGTCGCCGCTGAAGCTGTCGCGAATCAACACCCGCGCCATCACCGAAATACCGCTGGCGCCGATGCCCTGGATCAACCTGAGGGTCAGGAACCCTTCCACTGTCGTGCCCAGCGGCAGGGCCAGGTTGCCCAGGCCGTACAACCCCAATGCCGCCAGCAAGACCGGTTTGCGCCCCAGGCGCTGGCTCAGGCTGCCCCACAGCAACATGGGCAGCGCCATGCCGATCAGGTATACCGCCAGACCCCAGGACACCCGGGACGCGTCGGCCCCGAGATCCCGGGCGATATCAGGCAGGGCCGGCAAGTAGATGCTCATGCCCAGTTGCGCCAGGAAGACGGTGGTGCAGGTGACGATCAGGGTTGTACGGTTCTTCATCAACGACTCGTTTCAAGGGCGGATGTCACGCCCGTGTGCCAGCAGCAGCTCGGTAATCCGTTCGCAAAATGAGCGAATCACGTCCGGCTCCATATCGGCGCGCAGGGTAACGCGGATAGCAGCCTTGCCTTGCGGCACCACGGGGAAAAAGACCGCTGAAGTGAAATACCCCAGCTCGGCCAGTTCGACCGCCAGGCTATTGGCCAGGGCTGCTTCGCCGCAGGCAACCAGGCGGATCGCCATGGGGCTGGCATGCTGCTCGGTACGGACCAGGCTGTCGAAGAGGCGAATATTAGCCTGCAAACGCTCCTGCAAGGCGCTGAATTCTCGGCTGCGGTGCAGGCGGATCGAGGCCATGCCTGCGCCGATCGCTGCTGCGTTCAGGCTTTGGGACCAATTGCTTGGGCCGCCGTAGCGTTGCACCAGGGCTTTGTGCCGTTCGCTACCGAACAGGGTCAATCCACCACTGGCCCCGAATGACTTGGCCAGCGAGGCGACGATCAAGATGCGCTCGTCCATCGCATGCAGGCGCGGCCGGGCCAGGCCCGCGCCGCATTCGCCGACGGCAGACAGCGCGTGGGAGTCGTCCAGATACAGAAACAGGCCGTAACGCTGTTTGAGGTACAGCAGGCTGTCCAGGTCCGCCATGCCGCCCATGCTATAGGCGCTGTCGGCCACATACGCCACGTTGCGCTGTCGTTTGCACAGGTCTTCGATGAAATCCATGTCGTTATGCGGGCAC is a window from the Pseudomonas brassicacearum genome containing:
- a CDS encoding MFS transporter, with product MKNRTTLIVTCTTVFLAQLGMSIYLPALPDIARDLGADASRVSWGLAVYLIGMALPMLLWGSLSQRLGRKPVLLAALGLYGLGNLALPLGTTVEGFLTLRLIQGIGASGISVMARVLIRDSFSGDLLAKALSWISIAFVIALGIGQYLGSLIQAAFGWEAIFYGVGAVSLAMAAAVSRARFAVLAQTGNGQSAWRIYGQILTRRGFLLPALAGGLGYGVIVAFNTAAPLILQESFHWSPIEYGLLGWPISAAYLLGALAVNAFVLRTGQRRMMGWGIALVLGGSATMLVGSLTLSSIALLFWLPYCFAVFGQSLNYPISLSLANEGSPIAGAYAMALSGFLHQLMASVIGAMASLLLSQQAWPLAALCALLGAAAMLCVRFMPPRVA
- a CDS encoding DUF4917 family protein, whose product is MTDFQEHDARLEDWEALRANTTFSGLLVGNGASRAVWDDFGYDSLFENARTVEEKPLSPSELSVFDAMQTRSFEQVLGALKTTSRVNKALAVSSAAPRNRYYAIKEALINTVHAVHIPWRLVQPSTLATLNQEMSHYRTVFTTNYDLLNYWAIQHAPEALTDLFFGVDHSFDLSQVATDKPRLLYLHGGLHLVRNQDGTARKLTSTEGTLLGSFAINNTIKTLDDVPLFVNEGPSSDKLKTIRSSDYLSFCYDQLLHHGDNLCLFGHALGEQDQHIVQALRQAAPKTVAISIYPRSQAFIQHQKRHYAKVFHGLDVQLRFFDAKSHPLGNPKLSVPVEV
- a CDS encoding aminotransferase class I/II-fold pyridoxal phosphate-dependent enzyme produces the protein MNPTAQSTHQFTNYRKVISLADQDWKNAEIGKISGLNVEVKTPNVLVDQYGRTFHHFCTTSYLGLDYHPALLDGAMTALWETGTLRVANSKNRCKLAILDQYETQLSELFGASCLSALSCSAASAGILPLLASGAFTDNRPPVMVFDKYAHYSMNHLKAACADETQVITCPHNDMDFIEDLCKRQRNVAYVADSAYSMGGMADLDSLLYLKQRYGLFLYLDDSHALSAVGECGAGLARPRLHAMDERILIVASLAKSFGASGGLTLFGSERHKALVQRYGGPSNWSQSLNAAAIGAGMASIRLHRSREFSALQERLQANIRLFDSLVRTEQHASPMAIRLVACGEAALANSLAVELAELGYFTSAVFFPVVPQGKAAIRVTLRADMEPDVIRSFCERITELLLAHGRDIRP
- the yiaY gene encoding L-threonine dehydrogenase — its product is MSSTFFIPAVNIMGLGCLEEAMVAIRNYGFRKALIVTDAGLAKAGVASMVAGQLALQDIDSVIFDGAKPNPSIANVELGLGLLKESQCDFVVSLGGGSPHDCAKGIALCATNGGQIRDYEGVDRSSKPQLPLIAINTTAGTASEMTRFCIITDETRHVKMAIVDRNVTPLMSVNDPALMVAMPKGLTAATGMDALTHAIEAYVSTAANPITDACALKAMTLISNNLRLVVRDGTDLTARENMAYAQFLAGMAFNNASLGFVHAMAHQLGGFYDLPHGVCNAVLLPHVQSFNASVCAARLTDVATAMGVDTRGFSSEEGAQAAIAAIRSLALDVDIPAGLRDLGVRLNDVPVLAANALKDACGLTNPRAADQRQIEEIFRSAF
- a CDS encoding YegP family protein, with product MSGWYEISKSSNGQFRFVLKAANAETILTSELYTTRSGADGGIASVQKNSPLAERYELKSTKDGHPYFNLKAANHEVIGSSEAYASDAARDKGIASVKANGPTTVIKDKTLAAL